One genomic segment of Oreochromis aureus strain Israel breed Guangdong linkage group 9, ZZ_aureus, whole genome shotgun sequence includes these proteins:
- the rmdn1 gene encoding regulator of microtubule dynamics protein 1 has protein sequence MAGRIITRCVSRAVVEFGSGTNCVKSRGTNRNYWTALRRTSTALTSGRAAFLLGLPALSCLGYAAYRKVQSSAVVCALERGEVLEQADYLYSCAETEKLYQLLVQYKDSNDAEFLWRLARASRDLSLLPNIEAGQKKQLTFEAFEYVKKALEKDDLCSAAHKWYAVCLSDVGDYEGVKVKIGNSYIIRDHLERAIELNPKDATSIHILGYWCFAFAELPWYQRKVAAVIFSSPPESTYEEALAFFLKAEEVDPNFYSKNLLMLGKTYLAMKDKEKALLWLTKTKEYPAHTLEDKEVHNEAVDLLKKLG, from the exons ATGGCTGGGAGGATTATAACACGGTGTGTGAGCAGAGCTGTAGTGGAGTTTGGGTCTGGCACAAACTGCGTAAAAAGCAGAGGGACAAACCGAAACTACTGGACTGCTCTAAGAAGGACTTCCACCGCTCTGACT AGTGGACGGGCTGCATTCCTGCTGGGGCTCCCTGCGCTGTCGTGCCTCGGCTATGCAGCTTATCGCAAGGTGCAGAGTTCAGCTGTGGTCTGCGCTTTAGAAAGAG GGGAGGTTTTGGAGCAGGCTGACTACCTGTACAGCTGTGCGGAGACAGAGAAACTCTACCAGCTGCTGGTGCAGTACAAAGACAG caACGATGCAGAGTTCCTGTGGAGACTGGCCCGGGCTTCTCGGGACCTCTCCCTCCTGCCCAACATCGAGGCCGGGCAGAAGAAGCAGCTCACGTTTGAGGCCTTTGAGTACGTGAAAAAGGCCCTGGAGAAAGATGACCTGTGCTCTGCAGCTCACAAG TGGTACGCTGTGTGTCTCAGCGACGTCGGGGATTATGAGGGGGTCAAGGTTAAAATTGGAAATTCGTACATCATCAGGGATCATCTAGAG aGAGCCATCGAGCTCAACCCTAAAGATGCCACCTCCATACACATTTTGGGTTACTG GTGCTTTGCTTTTGCTGAGCTGCCGTGGTATCAGCGCAAGGTGGCGGCTGTAATATTCTCATCACCACCCGAGTCTACATACGAGGAG GCTTTGGCGTTCTTCCTAAAAGCTGAGGAAG TCGATCCAAACTTCTACAGCAAGAACCTGCTGATGCTCGGGAAGACGTATTTAGCCATGAAAGACAAGGAGAAAGCACTGCTGTGGCTGACCAAAACAAAGGAATACCCTGCTCACACGCTGGAAGACAAAGAG GTCCACAACGAAGCTGTGGATCTCCTGAAGAAGCTGGGATGA